The following proteins are co-located in the Stieleria sp. JC731 genome:
- a CDS encoding SHD1 domain-containing protein has protein sequence MRWLALVIVVASFALAPSVSSARQWTDQTGKYRVEAELVAVRGKNVVLERADGRIVSLPINRLSNADQEFLQQHLAEQNKPAKPVADQPNADEADVERSPIANSTAALAILKKHCHRCHGQNQSDEGGFDYVLDRDQLVSSGLVTLRNENNSQLFQRIVSKDSPMPPQGESTLSETEVNTIRDWIRSGAPTGKASRSVELISHADLYKAIAVDLRSQTPGDRAYLRYFTLSNLANGGMPEQGLKVYEVALAKLINSLSWNRELAKLHPLKTDQRTFRFDLRDLGWNSENWDEILAGYPHGIAPNIPEAQIAAKVTETHFPVVRADWFLHHASRPPLYHSLAQIPETDDELEEQLRVDVQRNISNGRVVRAGFARSGVSQNNRLIERHDSVFGAYWKSYDFAGNTGRKNLFRNPLGPGNGRSHFLHDGGEIIFQLPNGMLGYMLTDADGNRIDRGPIEIVSDPRQGDKTVVNGVSCMSCHYSGFIKKSDEVRRLVLANRTAYPQINEILAVYQDQGEVERAIDKDTDAYLVALRSDEVGIKNPSQADEPISMTSGRYQREVDLNTAAAELGLSVRQFQRELSRLNDENLLRILGALKVAGGVVKRETFDRSFASLASMLGLGNVSGQTSRIRALLANSSNRRAAQSRISGGWATAFNEGKQLLNDRDWDKAQVILENAVAAAPNLQLKVGIIRSLVQAYEHSETPDDLIDAHLFLVDMGNAEIVVQAAINEMFMSLKTFDDNASSPISRARRFVSSGEFGLSESTNDAVFRKILSRLEQNSSDVKTHMVLQYYATKLIHNTNQRLAALSKLHETAPDLMDHKSRILFATLLINSGDMFKGAAVMSAVVDELPPQDRFLHRIEEADALRKAGDINKARKSLLIAKKEMGFVTVPTAHLNVSKLATQFAAIGDYISASGVLLDALRTESEPNRIRSMQAKLHYYSQLEDNQATFETDSDKPAAEAVADAAENVAPEMPMADDRAADKEAMLDPKIALRAEAEQQERLARGNQSLRFNGMVRAAELWIQLDEKERAQKAIEQAMTGLRGKSGATVHRDYDKLSDLYDQIGMREEALQQVFRALEVNSNEYDVPKLQTKANSFMADLGTDIQSLDEKTQAMLDPKYQYRVAARAVEAMPRTNSVSTASTLINAAEAWSKAGEKDEVKRVGALIQKAMSTLPLTTHKGTLQHNSARLAEVYNSADLSVEAIDCYLDAVSYSSTHAYAERYHNAAKQISKASGVPLPKLSAEAELMLDPRHEKRLRAAATEARAIDMDKRLGARGTSFSYLTWRQAADEWLSAEENERALAAYKHVMLHHQTDEHSSEHDFKRAADFYEKAGEKQLAIQSLQASMAKTRSKFSKERYQKDIDRLKSAN, from the coding sequence ATGCGTTGGCTCGCACTAGTCATTGTGGTGGCGTCGTTCGCGCTCGCACCGTCGGTTTCGTCTGCTAGGCAATGGACTGATCAGACCGGGAAGTACCGCGTCGAAGCAGAATTAGTTGCCGTTCGAGGAAAGAACGTCGTCTTGGAACGGGCCGATGGTCGAATCGTCAGCCTTCCGATTAATCGACTCAGCAACGCTGATCAAGAATTCTTACAGCAGCACCTCGCCGAACAGAACAAGCCTGCCAAGCCGGTTGCGGATCAGCCAAATGCAGACGAGGCAGACGTCGAACGAAGTCCGATTGCAAACTCGACGGCAGCATTGGCAATCCTAAAAAAGCATTGCCATCGATGTCATGGCCAGAATCAATCCGATGAAGGCGGTTTTGATTATGTGCTTGACCGTGATCAGTTGGTCTCATCAGGCTTGGTCACGCTTCGCAACGAAAACAATTCACAGCTATTTCAGCGTATCGTTTCCAAAGATTCCCCGATGCCACCGCAGGGCGAATCGACATTGTCTGAAACCGAAGTCAACACGATCCGAGATTGGATTCGTAGCGGTGCACCGACGGGCAAGGCTTCGCGATCGGTCGAACTGATTTCGCATGCAGACCTCTACAAAGCAATCGCAGTTGATCTTCGGTCGCAGACGCCAGGTGATCGAGCCTACCTGCGGTATTTTACGCTTAGCAATCTTGCTAACGGCGGCATGCCCGAACAAGGCTTGAAAGTTTACGAAGTCGCGCTTGCGAAGTTGATCAATAGCCTTTCCTGGAATCGCGAACTCGCAAAGCTTCACCCCTTAAAAACTGATCAGCGTACTTTCCGCTTCGATCTTCGGGATCTGGGGTGGAATAGTGAGAATTGGGACGAGATCCTTGCTGGTTACCCCCATGGTATTGCTCCCAATATTCCTGAAGCCCAAATCGCAGCGAAGGTGACGGAGACGCACTTTCCGGTCGTTCGTGCCGACTGGTTTTTGCACCACGCCTCACGACCGCCGCTGTATCACTCGCTCGCGCAAATTCCAGAGACCGATGACGAATTGGAAGAACAGCTTCGCGTCGACGTACAACGCAATATTTCCAACGGACGTGTTGTACGGGCCGGCTTTGCGCGTTCAGGCGTCTCCCAGAACAATCGCTTGATCGAGCGCCACGATTCAGTCTTTGGCGCCTATTGGAAAAGCTATGACTTTGCCGGCAACACAGGACGTAAAAACCTTTTCCGGAACCCGCTGGGGCCGGGGAACGGCCGCAGCCACTTCTTGCACGACGGGGGCGAAATCATCTTTCAGCTTCCCAACGGGATGCTCGGGTACATGTTGACCGATGCAGACGGCAACCGAATCGATCGGGGGCCGATCGAAATTGTCAGTGACCCACGCCAAGGTGACAAAACGGTTGTCAACGGCGTCTCTTGCATGTCTTGTCATTACAGTGGGTTTATCAAAAAATCCGACGAAGTCCGCAGGTTGGTTCTGGCAAATCGTACCGCCTATCCGCAAATCAACGAGATATTGGCGGTCTATCAAGATCAAGGCGAAGTCGAACGAGCCATCGACAAAGACACTGACGCCTATCTAGTCGCTCTGAGAAGTGACGAAGTTGGGATCAAGAATCCGTCGCAGGCCGATGAGCCGATCTCGATGACTTCGGGCCGATATCAGCGAGAAGTCGACTTGAACACGGCCGCGGCCGAACTGGGACTGTCCGTCCGGCAGTTTCAACGTGAACTATCTCGGCTAAACGATGAAAATCTGCTGAGGATTCTTGGCGCGTTAAAAGTTGCCGGAGGCGTCGTTAAACGAGAAACCTTTGACCGATCGTTCGCGTCACTGGCAAGCATGCTAGGCCTGGGAAACGTTTCTGGACAAACAAGCCGGATTCGCGCGCTACTGGCGAATTCTTCCAATCGTCGCGCGGCGCAAAGCCGAATTTCGGGCGGATGGGCGACCGCCTTTAACGAAGGCAAGCAGTTGTTGAATGATCGTGACTGGGATAAAGCGCAAGTCATCTTGGAGAACGCCGTCGCGGCGGCTCCTAATCTGCAACTGAAGGTTGGCATCATTCGGTCATTGGTTCAAGCCTATGAACATTCCGAAACACCCGATGACCTGATCGACGCACATCTTTTTCTTGTCGATATGGGCAATGCCGAGATCGTTGTTCAGGCAGCGATCAACGAGATGTTTATGTCGCTGAAAACGTTCGATGATAACGCAAGCTCACCCATTTCTAGAGCAAGACGTTTTGTCAGTTCTGGGGAATTCGGCCTTTCAGAGTCAACCAACGATGCCGTCTTTCGAAAAATCTTGAGCCGCCTGGAACAAAACAGCAGCGATGTGAAAACACACATGGTGTTGCAGTACTACGCGACAAAACTGATCCACAACACCAACCAGCGTCTCGCTGCACTGTCGAAACTGCACGAGACAGCACCTGATCTGATGGACCACAAATCCAGAATCCTTTTCGCAACGTTGCTAATTAACAGCGGTGATATGTTCAAAGGTGCCGCGGTAATGTCTGCTGTGGTCGACGAATTGCCTCCGCAAGATCGGTTTCTACATCGCATTGAGGAGGCCGATGCGCTGCGAAAAGCAGGTGACATCAACAAGGCACGTAAATCACTGCTCATCGCGAAAAAGGAAATGGGTTTCGTGACTGTTCCGACAGCACACCTGAACGTCAGCAAGTTGGCGACGCAGTTCGCCGCGATTGGCGACTACATTTCTGCAAGTGGGGTGCTATTGGACGCTTTACGAACCGAAAGCGAGCCGAACCGAATTCGATCGATGCAGGCCAAACTGCATTACTACTCACAGCTCGAAGACAATCAAGCAACGTTCGAAACGGATTCGGATAAGCCTGCGGCGGAAGCGGTCGCCGACGCAGCAGAAAACGTTGCTCCAGAGATGCCCATGGCTGATGACCGAGCCGCTGACAAGGAAGCGATGCTTGATCCGAAGATCGCGCTGCGTGCCGAGGCGGAACAGCAAGAACGCCTAGCCAGAGGTAACCAGTCGTTGCGTTTCAACGGCATGGTTCGAGCCGCCGAATTGTGGATTCAGCTTGACGAAAAGGAACGTGCGCAAAAGGCAATCGAACAGGCGATGACAGGATTGCGCGGGAAATCGGGCGCCACCGTCCACCGTGACTATGACAAGCTGTCGGACCTCTACGATCAAATCGGAATGCGGGAAGAGGCTCTTCAGCAGGTCTTCCGCGCGTTGGAGGTAAATTCCAACGAATATGATGTGCCAAAGCTGCAAACAAAAGCAAACTCCTTCATGGCCGACCTGGGAACCGATATCCAGTCGCTTGACGAAAAGACCCAAGCAATGCTCGATCCGAAATATCAGTATCGAGTTGCGGCGCGAGCGGTGGAGGCGATGCCAAGGACGAACTCGGTCTCGACAGCATCAACATTGATAAACGCCGCCGAAGCGTGGAGCAAAGCTGGCGAAAAGGACGAGGTAAAGCGAGTTGGCGCGTTGATACAAAAGGCAATGAGCACACTGCCACTTACTACGCACAAGGGAACGTTACAGCACAACTCGGCAAGGCTAGCAGAGGTCTACAACTCAGCGGATCTGTCTGTCGAAGCGATCGACTGCTATTTGGATGCCGTCTCCTACAGTTCCACGCATGCATACGCCGAACGCTACCACAATGCGGCAAAGCAAATCAGCAAGGCGAGTGGAGTCCCACTGCCCAAGCTAAGTGCCGAAGCAGAGCTAATGCTGGACCCGCGGCATGAAAAAAGACTACGAGCCGCCGCAACGGAAGCAAGAGCGATCGATATGGACAAACGACTTGGCGCCCGAGGCACCTCGTTCAGCTACTTGACCTGGAGGCAAGCTGCAGACGAATGGCTATCTGCTGAAGAGAATGAAAGGGCGTTGGCGGCGTATAAGCACGTCATGCTACATCACCAAACAGACGAACACTCCAGCGAGCACGATTTTAAACGTGCTGCAGATTTCTACGAAAAGGCTGGCGAGAAGCAGTTGGCGATCCAATCATTGCAGGCATCGATGGCCAAAACGCGTAGCAAGTTTTCCAAGGAACGCTACCAGAAGGACATCGACCGGCTGAAATCTGCCAATTGA
- a CDS encoding methyl-accepting chemotaxis protein, whose protein sequence is MNLFRQLTQSMIGKLVALTAVFAIGFLVFGTLAVSTLNIAKVHGPHYERVVLNKDLLADVLPPPNYIVETYLTAHLLAGEKDPAEVKQLVDRYAGLKQEYADRQEHWRNSLPEGKLKTEINETSRVPAEAFFAVMDSELIPAIQAGEYHLAKDILTQQLAPLFADHRKSVDVIVATTNQNAADTEDEVRELISNRLSMMWIVGLVVAASVAAFAFWLSVSVRRQEREKAIADQKRAEMEAQIKAQMEEDRLQSEETEAKVETVLKLVNRIAGGNFEVDFPDLGSDGIGQVSEALSVAVSSIRNALSEVREVSTTVATASNEMSRAAEEISRGAQMQASRLEETASSLEEITSTVKQNSDNAQEARALANSSRDIATDGGVVVGDAVTAMHEINESSKQISDIITTIDEIAFQTNLLALNAAVEAARAGEQGRGFAVVASEVRNLAQRTASSAKEIKSLIQNSASKVERGTELVNKSGETLGEIVDSVKRVTDIVAEIAAASQEQLSAIKQVTAAVTQIDQLTQGNANQTEELAGTSGSVFNHSRQLDIMVSRFQLGNAGDVESDHHDVAPKPKNAGKPVVVAPVAPVASFPVLTQAADAFMDF, encoded by the coding sequence ATGAATCTTTTTCGACAATTGACACAATCAATGATTGGCAAGCTTGTCGCACTGACAGCGGTCTTTGCCATTGGGTTTCTGGTCTTCGGAACGTTGGCTGTTTCCACATTGAACATCGCTAAGGTTCACGGCCCACACTACGAACGCGTTGTTCTAAACAAAGACTTGCTCGCAGACGTTTTGCCGCCTCCTAACTACATTGTCGAAACCTATCTGACCGCCCACTTGTTGGCTGGCGAGAAAGATCCTGCCGAGGTGAAACAATTGGTCGATCGGTACGCCGGACTGAAGCAAGAATACGCGGACCGTCAGGAGCATTGGCGCAACAGTCTTCCAGAAGGAAAGTTAAAAACAGAGATCAATGAAACGTCACGTGTTCCAGCTGAAGCGTTCTTTGCGGTGATGGATAGCGAGCTGATCCCCGCAATCCAAGCCGGTGAATACCACTTGGCGAAAGACATTTTGACACAGCAGTTGGCGCCGCTCTTTGCGGATCACCGCAAGTCTGTTGACGTGATTGTCGCAACGACCAATCAGAACGCCGCCGACACAGAAGACGAAGTTCGGGAGCTGATCAGCAATCGCCTGTCGATGATGTGGATCGTCGGGTTGGTGGTCGCCGCTAGCGTGGCGGCGTTTGCGTTCTGGTTGTCGGTTTCGGTTCGACGCCAGGAACGCGAAAAGGCAATCGCCGATCAGAAACGTGCCGAGATGGAAGCACAGATCAAAGCTCAAATGGAAGAGGACCGTTTGCAATCCGAAGAGACGGAGGCCAAAGTCGAAACGGTGTTGAAATTGGTCAACCGAATCGCCGGCGGGAATTTTGAAGTCGATTTCCCTGACCTCGGCAGCGATGGTATCGGTCAAGTCTCCGAAGCACTTTCCGTAGCGGTAAGCTCGATCCGCAACGCGCTTTCCGAGGTTCGCGAGGTGTCTACAACGGTCGCGACTGCTTCTAATGAGATGTCACGCGCAGCCGAAGAAATCTCTCGTGGCGCTCAGATGCAGGCCTCCCGTTTAGAGGAAACCGCGTCCAGCCTCGAAGAAATTACTTCGACGGTCAAGCAGAACAGCGACAACGCTCAGGAAGCTCGCGCCCTTGCAAACAGCTCACGCGATATCGCGACCGATGGCGGCGTCGTTGTCGGCGACGCTGTCACCGCAATGCATGAGATCAACGAGTCTTCGAAACAGATTTCTGACATCATTACAACCATCGACGAAATCGCGTTCCAGACAAACCTGTTGGCCTTGAATGCCGCGGTCGAAGCCGCCCGTGCTGGCGAACAAGGACGTGGATTCGCGGTTGTGGCTTCCGAAGTCCGAAATCTGGCTCAGCGAACCGCTTCATCGGCGAAAGAGATCAAGAGTCTGATTCAGAATTCGGCCAGCAAGGTTGAACGCGGTACGGAACTGGTCAACAAGTCCGGCGAGACTCTGGGTGAGATCGTTGACTCGGTGAAACGTGTGACGGATATCGTCGCAGAAATTGCCGCCGCATCGCAGGAACAATTGTCGGCGATCAAACAGGTTACCGCAGCGGTCACTCAAATCGATCAGCTGACGCAAGGAAACGCGAACCAGACCGAGGAACTCGCCGGAACTTCGGGTTCCGTATTCAATCACTCAAGGCAATTGGACATCATGGTCAGCCGGTTCCAACTGGGCAATGCCGGTGACGTGGAAAGCGATCATCACGACGTCGCTCCGAAGCCGAAGAATGCTGGCAAGCCGGTTGTTGTTGCTCCCGTCGCTCCTGTGGCCTCGTTTCCCGTGTTGACGCAAGCTGCCGACGCGTTCATGGATTTCTAA
- a CDS encoding chemotaxis protein CheW has translation MSEVIDESDVLAQRTGDGSQFLTFKLNDEEFGVEILRVQEIKGLSRITPVPNMPGYVRGMMNLRGTVVPILDLRSKLSLPTIEYNQFAVIIVVTINDKITGLLVDGVNDVLNVANSDIEDTPSICAEFDATCVNGIAKVGERLITLLDLNRLIPRQQTDLQIPA, from the coding sequence ATGTCAGAAGTTATCGATGAGTCGGACGTCCTAGCTCAACGAACCGGCGACGGGAGTCAGTTCCTTACGTTCAAGCTGAACGATGAAGAATTTGGTGTCGAAATCCTGCGGGTCCAAGAAATCAAGGGGCTGTCGCGAATCACGCCCGTTCCAAATATGCCTGGCTATGTTCGTGGGATGATGAACCTGCGGGGCACGGTTGTTCCGATTTTGGATCTGCGTTCAAAGCTGTCGCTGCCCACCATCGAGTACAACCAGTTTGCCGTGATTATTGTCGTCACGATCAACGACAAAATCACCGGCCTATTGGTCGATGGTGTCAATGACGTTCTCAATGTGGCTAATTCAGACATCGAGGACACGCCCAGTATCTGTGCCGAATTCGATGCAACCTGTGTGAACGGAATTGCGAAAGTGGGCGAGAGATTGATCACACTTCTCGATCTGAATCGCTTGATACCTCGCCAACAGACCGATTTGCAGATTCCTGCATAG